In Methanolacinia paynteri, the genomic stretch CAAGCCGGGTTCCGTCCGGGTTCCAGGAAATATCTCCGGCTTCGCCGTCCGGAAGGATCTCCTGCTCTCCTGTTCCGTCCGGCCTGATCGTCCAGATGTCTCCTTCCCTGACGAACGCAATCAAATCCCCGTCCGGGCTCCATGCAGGATAATAATCCCCGGTACCGGGGTAGCCGCTCCTTGGAATATAATATTCTGTTATCATCCGGGTCTCGCCCGTATCTGCGTTTGCTATCGCGAGGCCGGATTCTTCAGTTGTATAAAGAGGGAAGACGAACTCATTTCCGTCCGGGCTCCAGGATGTTTCCGCGATAATGGTCCAGCCGACAAAATACGAGAGTGCTATCTCGCGGGGATTACTTCCGTCTTCGTTCATGATGTATAACCTGCAATATTTGCCGCCATCCCCGGGAACTTTAACCCCGTCGGCCTTATGCGTAGAGCTGCTATACTCGCTCATGTTGATCCCGGAGGCCACGATCTTTGTTCCGTCGGGACTCCAGGAAGAGAAGTACATGTGCGTCAGCGGTCCGGGAAGCTTTACGGGCTGCGAACTGGTATCCGGGAGGACATATACGGAGGTGCTTCCGTTTTCATAGCCGGTAAATGCGATCTTTCCTGAGACAGGATCGTACCCGAAGTTCTCGACGTCTTTTATATTCGTCAACCGGGTGAGGTTGTTCCCCGCACTGTCAATCATCCAGAGATCAGTCTCCCGGCCATTTCTTCTGCTGCCACTACCGGAATTCTCTTCCCGGGGGCTGCTATTTATAAAGACTATATCATTTCCGTCGTTTACAAAGGCAGGCAGCTTAAAAAGATCCACAGTCCCACAGAAACTGATGGCGTCCGTCTTCAGCTGCTCCTTCTCTTCGTCGGTCAGGTCGGGCGGAGAATAGCCGCTTATAAAAAGCAAAAGCCTGGGAAACGTGAACATTATAATAATGACTCCGACAGCGATTCCCAGGAATAAAATTATTCTCCCGTACTTATCAGATTCCGGTGAATTTCCCCCCGATTTCATAACAGATCACAGGAGGTTTGGCAGGGATCTAATTAAAGCAGTTTATTTTGTTTTCGCAAAACGAGACAGAGCTCACATCGTGCATACTTTGAGCGAGAGGATCGACAAAAGAATTCTTGTACATTTCGAAACCCTAAGGCAAATTGCGGCCAACAATTTCATAAAAAAATATTCTACTAATATTCGTTTGTAATTGACACCCAGAATATTTTTTGACAAATTATTTCCAAAAAAGAGATTCTTTATCTAATCCCAGTGACTATTTTATTCTGCATTTTTTGGCGAGGGTTGCCGAGCTTGGTCAAAGGCGCTGGATTTAGGGTCCAGTCTGTTAGCAGTTCGAGGGTTCGAATCCCTTCCCTCGCATTTTTTTGATTTAAACTAGTGATACATTCTAAATTATAAAATTAAGAAAATTATATCCTTTACTAAAATAAAAATGAAATTATGGCTTCAAATAATACAATATATTATGATTCAATTGGAGAGTGGCTGATAAATGAAAAAGAATGCCAGGAAAATGAATTTTGCAAAGGGTATGCCAGTGATCTCAAATTAAATAATGGTAAAAATATTGATGTACTTGGATTGAAGTACAAGTTAAACGAAGATAATATTTCCTTTAATTTTTTTGATTTTTATGGATATGTAGTTGATATAAATTCGTCTCATAATGAAGCACTTCAGAAATTGGAATTAATAAAAAATGAATACGTGACAAGTGCGGAATGGAAAAGAGGATTTCGGGAAATATTTTTTTATGTCGCATTTCCAGGATTTAAAGCTCATAATGAATTACAAATGGGAGCAGAAAAAAATGGTATAGGTCTCCTTAGATTAGAAAAAAGCAAAAATAATGAAATAAAAGTAATTGAAGAATTAAAACCAAATCCTGTTGATTTTCAAAATACAAGAATGTCAAATCGAGTTCAAAAATCCATAGGAACTTTTGAAAAAGCGATATATTCAAAAAATTATTTCAAGGAAATTCTAAAAGGTCATGAAAATATATTTAACTCGTTTCTACGCCCAAAGTTAGATAATTATAAAAGAAATTTAAAATTAGATGACGCATTGCAATATTGTGCTTCTGACGAAGGACAAAAGCTATTAAATTACGTGTATACCCGAACTAAGAATAAATATCCTGAAATAAAAGACCGTGTCATTTGCCCAAAAAGCGATGAAAATCGGATAATATTTGAATTATCAAATGATCATGATGAAATATTTAAAATAAGAGTCACCCAGGATTATTTTTATATAGATATTAAAAGCGGAAAAAGCTTCAGGATATACTCAGACAATAACATTCTGGAGTTTTCAGAGGAGCATTGTAATAATCCCATTCAATATGAAAAGGGCCTAAATACTCTTCTTGAGACGGAATTAGATCCAATTCTAAACAATTCATATCCAAAAAATAAATATTGTTATTGTAGATCAGATGAGGCAAAGAAAGCTCTAGTCTATACATACAAGCAGATAATTGATAAATTTCCAGATATTATTCCAATAAAGAATAGTCCAAAAACTGGAGGAGAAATAATAATTTTCCAATCTCCTTACACAGGAAAGGAATTATTAAAACTTGATATAAAAAGGGATTATTTCTACATAAGAACAATTTCCAAGATAGATTACAGGATTTATTCGTATTATAATATAATCGAATTTTCTCAAGAAACGTCCGGAAAAAAATCTGAATTTAGCTTAGATGACATATTAAACACTACAATACAGATAAGGATCACAGAGAAATATAAATAACATTCGTAAACTGCAAAAAATGACTCAAATAAATATAAAAATCGCTACACAATTTAATTTTTCACTCAAACCAATGACCCTTGCACCGGCAGACATAACACTACTAATCGCGATTAGTACTAATCATGATTAGTCCTTTCATCGACAGGGAAGAAGAACGGGCCGTCCTGGAAGAAGAGTGGCAATCGAACGGCGGAAGGCTCATCGTCCTCTATGGAAGGCGAAGACTCGGAAAAACAAGACTTCTATCTGAATTTTCAAAAGAAAAGGAGGGAGTCATGTTTTTCGCCGAGGTGGCTCCCCCACTCAGGCAGATCAAAGAACTCCAGGAAGAATGTGCACGCTACTTAAACGACAACCTCCTCGCAGACCTCACGATTGAATCATGGTCGCAGCTTCTCTCCTATCTGGCGAAAAATCCGCCAAAAAAACGATCATACCTGATAATCGATGAATTCCCGTACCTGGTAAAGAGCGATAAAAGCATCCTTCACGCACTCCAGAAGGCATGGGATAAAGGACTGGCGGAATCGAAATGGTGCATCATCCTCTCCGGCTCGGCACTCGACCTGATGGGTGATCTCGCACTCTCTTATGCATCACCAATCTACGGGAGAAGAACACGTGACATCCTGCTTACAAACCTCCCTTTCAGGTATTCAAAAGAATTTCTCAAACAAACCTTCGAGGATTCCTTAAAGACTTATTTCACCGTCGGAGGAGTCCCGGAATATCTCCAGAAGGCTGCCGAATACGACACATTCGACGAATTCGCAAAAAAAGAACTCTTCGGAACATACGGTTACTTCTACAGGGAGCCGTACTTTCTCCTCTCGCAGGAATTCCGGGAGCTGAAGATCTACCAGGGAATATTACGGTCTATAGCAAAGGAGAAGACAAAACCGTCCGAAATCGCCTCGCACTGCGGTATTGAAACGCGAAAAATATACCCTTATCTTGACGGAATGATCAGGCTGGGATTCGTCGAAAAGGAATCACCAATCGCAGGAAGCTCCAGGTATTCGATGTACAAAATAAAAGACAGGATGATAGCTTTCTGGTATCGCTACGTCTATCCTGAAAAAGGGAAGATTGAAACCGGTACGTTCAGTTATGAAGACTGCAACCTTTCACAGTACTTCGAAGCACAATTTGAAACACTAATCCGGAAAGAAATCGCCCCGTCCATCTTCCCGGGAGCTGATACCGGACGCTGGTGGCACAAGGAAGAAGAGATCGACCTGATCATTATAGACGCTAAAGCAAAGACAGTTGTCTTTGGAGAATGCAAATACGGCGACAAATCAGTGTCCGATGCAGAAAATATCCTGGGCGGGATGAAACCAAAATCCGAACTCGTAAATATTGATGAAAACTACACCAGGAAATATGCCCTCTTTGCCGGAAGGGTTGGTGATAAAGAGAAGCTGAAAGAAGAAGGTTACCTGGTCTATGACCTTGAAGACCTGCAAAGAATACTTGTGAAATAAAAAAATCAAGATTCTATTTTCTCTTCTTTTCCCGGTTCCACAGTCACGGTCAAAGAAAATCCAAACGATTCAAAATCCCTGAGATCCATATTCGGAGAAATCTTACCGGAAGAGATCGAAGGAATGATGAACCTGAAAAATTCACTGGTAAACTGCTCGTAGCTGAACCCTTCCGCCTCTATGACCAGCTTCCACTTGTTTTCCATCGACAGGATACCCATGAAAGAGGTCATAAGGTACATCGAAGCCAGGAAAGGATCGAGGTCCGCCCGGATTGTCCCGTCATCGATGCCCTCGCGGATCGCATCCCGGAGGATCAGCCGGCAAGTACCATATCCTTTCCCAATCTCTGCGGTACACGGATTTTCCCCGGAAAAACGTTCGGAACCGTAATAATGAATCATCCGCAGGTAATCGGGATATTCCTGTGAATACA encodes the following:
- a CDS encoding ATP-binding protein gives rise to the protein MISPFIDREEERAVLEEEWQSNGGRLIVLYGRRRLGKTRLLSEFSKEKEGVMFFAEVAPPLRQIKELQEECARYLNDNLLADLTIESWSQLLSYLAKNPPKKRSYLIIDEFPYLVKSDKSILHALQKAWDKGLAESKWCIILSGSALDLMGDLALSYASPIYGRRTRDILLTNLPFRYSKEFLKQTFEDSLKTYFTVGGVPEYLQKAAEYDTFDEFAKKELFGTYGYFYREPYFLLSQEFRELKIYQGILRSIAKEKTKPSEIASHCGIETRKIYPYLDGMIRLGFVEKESPIAGSSRYSMYKIKDRMIAFWYRYVYPEKGKIETGTFSYEDCNLSQYFEAQFETLIRKEIAPSIFPGADTGRWWHKEEEIDLIIIDAKAKTVVFGECKYGDKSVSDAENILGGMKPKSELVNIDENYTRKYALFAGRVGDKEKLKEEGYLVYDLEDLQRILVK
- a CDS encoding TetR/AcrR family transcriptional regulator codes for the protein MGVADRRQREKEQRKNEIIEAAERLFFSRSYEDVSMEDIAREVELNKATIYLYFKNKEALFAAVVLRGVRILEEKYRECMEKDVPGIVRVLLMGRAYYLYSQEYPDYLRMIHYYGSERFSGENPCTAEIGKGYGTCRLILRDAIREGIDDGTIRADLDPFLASMYLMTSFMGILSMENKWKLVIEAEGFSYEQFTSEFFRFIIPSISSGKISPNMDLRDFESFGFSLTVTVEPGKEEKIES